In Novosphingobium kaempferiae, the DNA window GCCGCCGGAATCGCGCCAGGCCAAGCACCAGCGTCTCCAGCGGCGCGCCGTCCTCTGCGGTGATTTCCAGCGAAAGCCGCCCGTCGCGCACTGACAGGCGCAGGCGGTAAGGCCCTTCGTTCCCCGCCTCCATCGAGCGTAAGGGATTGAAGACATTGTCTTCTATCAGGTCGAAGATGGCGATCCGGCGTTCCTGTTCGATATCCGCGTTGCGCCACAGGATGGTCGCATCGTCGAGTTCGATGTGAGAGATGCGCGGGTCCGCCATGATCGATCGGCCTTTACGCGGTTGCGGCATGGACGGGCAAGTGGGCTTTGGTTCGGGGCGGTGGCAGTCTGGTTATCGGGCATTCCACAAGCTGTGGATTAATATCCCCTGCCACCCCGCTTGCCCGATCCGGCCCGGCGGAGCATGGTCCCGCGCTTATGGTCCAGCCTGTAGCCCTTGCCCGCGCCGATGGCGCGGAAGTCCGCACCCTGCCCGCCAACGTCGAGGCGGAAGCCGCGTTCCTGGGCGCGGTCCTCATCGACAACCGCGTGATCGAGGAACTGCAGACCCCGCTGACCC includes these proteins:
- a CDS encoding UPF0262 family protein, whose protein sequence is MADPRISHIELDDATILWRNADIEQERRIAIFDLIEDNVFNPLRSMEAGNEGPYRLRLSVRDGRLSLEITAEDGAPLETLVLGLARFRRPIREYFAICESYYQAIRKATAQEIETIDMARRAIHNEASELLLERLAGKVETDHATARRLFTLICVLHIRG